A region from the Nymphalis io chromosome 9, ilAglIoxx1.1, whole genome shotgun sequence genome encodes:
- the LOC126770621 gene encoding uncharacterized protein LOC126770621: protein MEYSILLSVLILIVALYQAESAPSRRSRAALIPEVDETASERESKLEDTFKDGTTPVPEPSNRRNKALNLFGGYFPSYLSSGLDYAEDDDDDVTFSVNDDHFDDDDLSRTIPSKRRQQNKKKNGSGGTFPNDNLNSLQYDNSPIFYIRLPPTPYMFVPGLGYVSQPPTLGPAMPPMMPQGVPQQVADPFINLPLDFVSNGKPTGVYQWSGASGYPGGPQMPVDPFGYGPSQPVMPPSRPSYNAPSYSKPKPQSVPNNSKVTNLKGPYVFNGKPGDNVYVLRNTYNSIYSDALQNFYP, encoded by the coding sequence ATGGAATACTCAATCCTGTTGTCAGTGCTCATACTTATTGTCGCACTATACCAAGCTGAAAGTGCGCCCTCGAGAAGATCAAGAGCCGCTTTAATACCAGAAGTAGACGAGACGGCTTCAGAACGAGAGAGCAAACTTGAGGATACATTTAAAGATGGAACAACACCAGTACCAGAACCCTCAAACAGAAGAAACAAGGCCCTTAATTTGTTTGGAGGTTACTTCCCATCTTACTTATCATCTGGTCTAGATTATGCGGaagatgatgatgacgatgtcACCTTCTCTGTAAATGATGATCATTTCGACGATGACGATTTATCTCGGACCATTCCTTCAAAACGTCGTCAGcagaacaagaaaaaaaatggtaGCGGTGGCACCTTCCCCAATGATAACCTGAATTCACTTCAGTATGATAATTCACCTATCTTCTACATCAGATTGCCCCCAACTCCATATATGTTTGTACCAGGCTTAGGTTATGTATCCCAGCCTCCTACCCTCGGACCAGCTATGCCTCCAATGATGCCTCAGGGAGTTCCTCAGCAAGTGGCTGATCCGTTTATCAACTTGCCATTAGACTTTGTATCTAACGGAAAACCAACAGGCGTTTATCAATGGAGCGGTGCGTCAGGTTATCCAGGAGGGCCTCAAATGCCCGTCGATCCGTTCGGATACGGACCATCTCAACCTGTCATGCCACCATCTCGTCCAAGTTACAATGCGCCATCATACTCAAAACCAAAACCACAATCTGTTCCAAACAATTCCAAGGTCACCAATCTTAAAGGACCATACGTTTTTAACGGAAAACCTGGCGATAATGTATACGTGCTCAGGAACACCTATAACTCAATATATTCAGATGCTCTTCAAAACTTCTAtccttaa